DNA sequence from the Terriglobia bacterium genome:
CTCGTAACCGTCCTTGGCCGCCGTCCTGCGCTGGACCACGACGCAGGGGCCGGCCTCGAGCACCGTCACCCCCACCAGCGTGCCGTCCTCGAGGAAGACCTGGGTCATCCCGACTTTCCTTCCGATCATCCCTTCGACCATCTTCGACCTCGTGGAACGCGGGCGCCCTGGCCCGTTGGTTCCAGCCGCCGCCCCGCCGGACGGCGCGCGGGCTACGATTGCGACGGACCGAACGCCTTGATCTCCACGTCGACCCCCGCCGGAAGATCCAGCTTCATCAGCGCCTCCACGGTCTCGGGGGTCGGCTGCAGGATGTCCAGGAGCCGCTTGTGCGTCCGGATCTCGAACTGCTCACGAGACTTCTTGTCCACGTGGGGCGACCTCAAAACCGTCCACCGGTTGC
Encoded proteins:
- the rpsJ gene encoding 30S ribosomal protein S10; protein product: MVNEKIRIRLKAYDHRILDQSTSEIVDTAKRTGARVAGPIPLPTVRNRWTVLRSPHVDKKSREQFEIRTHKRLLDILQPTPETVEALMKLDLPAGVDVEIKAFGPSQS